From Deltaproteobacteria bacterium, the proteins below share one genomic window:
- a CDS encoding 2-oxoacid:acceptor oxidoreductase family protein has product MAAKKETEVVITGFGGQGIILTGNILGKAATIYDGRHAIMIQSYGPEARGGSCSSQLIISDEEILSPYVEQPEVLICMNQEGYEKNVESLVAKGLLVWDTDLVQPKNLDPNWSAYHIPATRFAEELGNKMMANIVMLGFLSVISNLVTVESLKEAVLSSVPPRTKESNSQAFDRGREYGAAILKSRSKQDRSRGKAQR; this is encoded by the coding sequence ATGGCGGCTAAAAAAGAAACAGAAGTTGTTATTACCGGATTCGGCGGTCAGGGCATCATCCTGACCGGCAACATCCTGGGCAAGGCGGCAACTATCTACGACGGTCGGCACGCCATCATGATTCAGTCATACGGACCTGAGGCCCGCGGTGGGTCCTGCTCCTCCCAGCTCATCATAAGTGACGAGGAGATCCTCTCTCCTTACGTGGAGCAGCCAGAAGTATTGATCTGCATGAACCAGGAAGGCTATGAGAAAAACGTGGAATCCCTTGTCGCTAAGGGACTTCTCGTGTGGGATACCGATTTAGTCCAACCCAAGAACCTCGACCCAAACTGGTCGGCTTACCATATTCCAGCCACCAGGTTCGCTGAAGAACTGGGCAATAAGATGATGGCCAACATCGTAATGCTCGGCTTCTTATCAGTAATCAGCAACCTTGTCACCGTCGAGTCCCTCAAAGAAGCCGTGCTCAGCTCGGTGCCGCCCCGCACCAAGGAAAGCAACTCCCAGGCATTTGACCGTGGACGGGAGTATGGGGCGGCCATACTCAAGAGCAGGTCTAAGCAAGATCGGAGCCGGGGGAAAGCGCAACGGTGA
- a CDS encoding 2-oxoacid:ferredoxin oxidoreductase subunit beta translates to MSAKRKKKAVQRHPQDELLRTDRLPHIWCPGCGIGTVFSCVIAAIQKSEFELDDIAMVSGIGCTGRMAGYIKLDSFHTTHGRAIPFATGLKLAHPEGCVIVASGDGDLLAIGGNHFIHAARRNMDLTVICVNNFNYGMTGGQLAPSTPFGAKTTTSPVGSPEEPFNMCALAASCGAVYVARWTALHIRRLTGSISEAMQKPGFSFVEILSPCPTSFGRRNRIRNPLDLVRFFHERSVIRNGIDPQDAVLDFNKNLVVGTFVDIERPTFLDNYQLMNRRELGDWPTLEPKAFVPEEQASS, encoded by the coding sequence ATGAGCGCTAAAAGAAAGAAAAAGGCTGTACAGCGGCATCCGCAAGACGAGCTCTTGCGGACCGACCGCCTGCCTCACATCTGGTGCCCCGGCTGCGGGATTGGCACCGTGTTCAGCTGCGTCATCGCGGCTATTCAGAAATCCGAATTTGAGCTTGATGATATAGCCATGGTATCGGGCATCGGATGCACGGGCAGAATGGCAGGGTACATTAAACTGGATTCGTTCCATACCACCCACGGCCGCGCCATTCCCTTTGCCACCGGATTGAAACTTGCCCATCCTGAAGGGTGTGTCATCGTTGCTTCAGGCGATGGCGATCTTCTGGCCATCGGTGGCAACCACTTCATCCACGCCGCCCGGCGCAATATGGACCTCACCGTCATCTGTGTCAATAACTTCAACTATGGCATGACCGGCGGCCAGCTCGCTCCTTCCACACCCTTTGGAGCCAAAACGACCACCAGCCCTGTCGGGAGTCCCGAGGAGCCGTTTAATATGTGCGCCCTGGCGGCCTCCTGTGGAGCTGTCTATGTGGCCCGCTGGACCGCACTTCATATCCGAAGGCTCACCGGCTCGATCTCCGAGGCCATGCAAAAACCGGGCTTTTCCTTCGTCGAAATCCTATCTCCCTGCCCGACCTCATTCGGCCGGCGCAACAGGATCCGCAACCCTCTTGATCTCGTTCGGTTCTTTCATGAACGTTCAGTCATCAGAAACGGCATAGACCCTCAAGACGCGGTCCTGGACTTCAATAAAAACCTGGTAGTCGGCACGTTTGTGGACATAGAACGTCCCACATTCCTGGATAATTACCAATTGATGAATCGCCGAGAGCTGGGAGACTGGCCGACTCTCGAACCGAAGGCCTTTGTGCCAGAAGAGCAGGCCTCAAGCTAA
- a CDS encoding 2-oxoacid:acceptor oxidoreductase subunit alpha produces MNGDEACCEGALAAGCRLFAGYPITPATETAERMSQRLPEVGGTFIQMEDEMAAMATVLGGSWGGVKAMTSTSGPGFSLMMENIGLGACTEVPCVVCNVQRAGPSTGLPTLVGQADMMQARWGSHGDYEIIAVSPSSPQEMFDFTIWAFNLAEQYRVPVMIMADEVVGHMIERVVIPAQGKIKIVNRKKPSVSPKKYLPYKPDRDHVAPMADFGDGFRMHVTGLTHDERGYPVMDATAQEQMINRLLRKIRANADKIINYENFYMDDAEVVVVSYGISARSARRAIMDARGKGLRAGFIKLNTVWPFPEKMIHDLAGSVKAMIMAEINMGQMVLELERCAAGRCHVQLVSHPGGAIIRPRTILEAIEATLKEAS; encoded by the coding sequence ATGAATGGAGATGAGGCTTGCTGTGAGGGAGCCTTAGCCGCTGGTTGTCGCCTTTTCGCCGGGTATCCCATTACGCCGGCCACGGAGACTGCCGAGCGGATGTCGCAGCGGCTGCCCGAGGTGGGCGGCACCTTCATCCAGATGGAGGACGAGATGGCCGCCATGGCCACTGTCCTGGGAGGAAGCTGGGGAGGCGTCAAGGCTATGACCAGTACTTCGGGGCCGGGGTTTTCCCTGATGATGGAAAACATCGGCCTGGGAGCATGTACCGAGGTGCCTTGTGTGGTTTGCAACGTGCAGCGAGCCGGTCCCAGCACCGGGTTGCCTACGCTTGTGGGCCAGGCGGACATGATGCAGGCGCGCTGGGGCTCCCATGGAGATTATGAGATCATCGCCGTATCACCATCGTCACCTCAGGAGATGTTCGACTTCACCATCTGGGCCTTCAATCTTGCGGAGCAGTACCGGGTGCCAGTCATGATCATGGCGGATGAGGTCGTGGGACACATGATTGAGAGGGTGGTGATTCCTGCCCAAGGTAAAATTAAGATTGTCAACCGTAAAAAGCCGTCGGTTTCCCCGAAGAAGTATCTACCTTATAAGCCGGATCGTGACCACGTGGCGCCCATGGCGGATTTTGGAGACGGCTTTCGCATGCATGTCACCGGTCTAACCCATGATGAGCGCGGATACCCGGTTATGGACGCTACCGCCCAGGAGCAAATGATAAACAGGCTCCTCAGGAAGATCCGGGCTAATGCCGACAAAATTATAAATTACGAAAATTTTTACATGGACGATGCTGAGGTGGTGGTGGTTTCTTACGGCATCAGCGCGAGGTCAGCCAGGCGGGCAATTATGGATGCCAGGGGAAAGGGGCTTCGGGCCGGTTTTATTAAACTGAATACAGTATGGCCCTTCCCGGAAAAGATGATCCATGATCTGGCCGGCAGCGTGAAGGCCATGATCATGGCGGAGATCAACATGGGTCAGATGGTGCTTGAACTCGAACGGTGTGCTGCCGGTCGTTGCCATGTACAGCTGGTTTCCCATCCCGGCGGGGCCATCATCAGACCCAGGACCATCCTTGAGGCTATCGAAGCGACGCTTAAGGAGGCGTCATGA
- a CDS encoding ferredoxin family protein, protein MKFWREPLDLGVIQVSKGKVIIIEERCKGCEYCINYCPRDVLRMSKSFNVKGYHFPEVVDESMCVNCHFCEALCPEFAIFSVEVPETAH, encoded by the coding sequence ATGAAATTTTGGAGAGAGCCTCTTGACCTGGGTGTCATCCAGGTAAGTAAAGGCAAAGTGATCATCATCGAGGAGCGATGCAAGGGCTGCGAATACTGCATTAACTACTGTCCTCGCGATGTCCTGAGAATGTCCAAATCATTCAATGTCAAGGGATATCATTTCCCGGAAGTGGTAGATGAAAGTATGTGCGTCAACTGTCACTTCTGCGAGGCTCTCTGCCCTGAATTCGCTATCTTCTCGGTTGAGGTTCCAGAAACAGCTCACTAG